The following are encoded together in the Hippoglossus stenolepis isolate QCI-W04-F060 chromosome 12, HSTE1.2, whole genome shotgun sequence genome:
- the atp6v1ba gene encoding V-type proton ATPase subunit B, kidney isoform → MATLVSNRAMDVNGMAAAARTHTQAVTRNYISQPRLTYSTVSGVNGPLVILDNVKFPRYAEIVHLTLPDGTKRSGQVLEVIGSKAVVQVFEGTSGIDAKKTACEFTGDILRTPVSEDMLGRVFNGSGKPIDRGPNVLAEDYLDIMGQPINPQCRIYPEEMIQTGISAIDGMNSIARGQKIPIFSAAGLPHNEIAAQICRQAGLVKKSKDVMDYSSDNFAIVFAAMGVNMETARFFKSDFEENGSMDNVCLFLNLANDPTIERIITPRLALTTAEYLAYQCEKHVLVILTDMSSYAEALREVSAAREEVPGRRGFPGYMYTDLATIYERAGRVEGRNGSITQIPILTMPNDDITHPIPDLTGYITEGQVYVDRQLHNRQIYPPINVLPSLSRLMKSAIGEGMTRKDHADVSNQLYACYAIGKDVQAMKAVVGEEALTSDDLLYLEFLQKFEKNFIAQGPYDNRTVYETLDIGWQLLRIFPKEMLKRIPQSTLAEFYPRESAVRH, encoded by the exons ATGGCAACACTGGTGTCAAACAGGGCGATGGACGTGAACGGCATGGCGGCCGCAGCGAGGACTCACACCCAGGCTGTGACCAGAAACTACATCTCTCAGCCCAGGCTAA CTTACTCCACTGTGTCTGGTGTAAATGGACCCCTGGTGATCCTGGATAATGTGAAA TTCCCCAGATATGCAGAGATTGTTCACCTGACTCTGCCAGATGGCACCAAGAGGAGCGGGCAGGTCCTGGAGGTGATTGGAAGCAAGGCAGTCGTCCAG gtGTTTGAGGGAACTTCAGGCATTGATGCCAAGAAGACAGCCTGCGAGTTCACTGGTGATATCCTGCGTACGCCAGTATCAGAGGACATGCTGG GGCGCGTGTTCAATGGATCTGGCAAACCCATCGACCGTGGGCCCAATGTGCTGGCTGAGGACTACTTGGACATTATGG GTCAGCCCATCAATCCTCAGTGCCGTATCTAcccagaggaaatgatccaGACTGGCATCTCAGCCATCGATGGCATGAACAGCATCGCCAGAGGACAGAAGATCCCAATTTTTTCAGCTGCTGGGCTACCACACAATGAG ATCGCTGCCCAGATCTGTCGCCAGGCTGGCCTGGTGAAGAAGTCCAAGGATGTAATGGACTACAGTTCTGATAACTTTGCCATTGTCTTTGCAGCCATGGGG GTCAACATGGAAACTGCCCGCTTCTTCAAGTCTGACTTTGAGGAGAATGGCTCCATGGACAACGTCTGCCTTTTCTTGAACCTGGCCAACGATCCCAC CATCGAGCGTATCATCACCCCACGCTTGGCGCTGACCACAGCAGAGTACCTGGCCTATCAGTGTGAGAAGCACGTCCTGGTCATCCTGACTGACATGAGCTCCTACGCTGAGGCTCTGAGAGAG GTCTCTGCTGCCCGTGAGGAAGTGCCTGGTCGCCGAGGCTTTCCCGGCTACATGTACACCGATCTGGCCACCATCTACGAGCGTGCCGGCCGTGTGGAGGGCAGAAACGGCTCCATCACTCAGATCCCCATTCTCACCATGCCCAACGATG ACATCACCCATCCCATTCCTGATCTGACGGGATACATCACAGAGGGTCAGGTCTATGTTGACAGACAGCTGCACAACAGACAG ATCTACCCACCCATCAACGTGTTGCCCTCACTGTCTCGTCTCATGAAGTCAGCCATCGGTGAGGGGATGACCAGGAAGGACCATGCTGATGTCTCCAACCAGCTG TATGCCTGCTATGCCATTGGTAAGGACGTGCAGGCTATGAAGGCTGTGGTGGGTGAGGAGGCCCTCACCTCTGATGATCTGCTCTACCTGGAGTTCCTACAGAAGTTTGAGAAGAACTTCATCGCTCAAG